A stretch of the Metopolophium dirhodum isolate CAU chromosome 8, ASM1992520v1, whole genome shotgun sequence genome encodes the following:
- the LOC132951336 gene encoding uncharacterized protein LOC132951336 has product MKKRPDVPTEDFLDKTDISTSIQSPDQMSSKFIDRFIRLKTPYWNRGFSIVILTFNNLKCHITKIPRIKSVQSPNCCFLLFRLFRYCSNTALRSSGISLRRSIISDFPWKSFCTSMPVIAIFLSYFCDILKDYNYYEQIELDQPLRKHTTIFLSLLFVLVELVPGITVYFSVTNVRKLLSCTISIAMSIIFVLEAFKVKIVLFL; this is encoded by the exons ATGAAGAAAAGGCCTGACGTTCCAACAGAAGATTTCTTGGACAAAACG GACATTTCTACCAGTATCCAATCACCAGATCAAATGTCGTCAAAGTTCATCGACAGGTTTATCCGTTTGAAAACTCCATATTGGAACAGAGGATTTTCAATTGTTATTCTCACGTTT aataatttaaaatgtcatattacaaaaataccgAGAATAAAGAGTGTCCAAAGTCCGAATTGCTGTTTTCTATTGTTTAGACTGTTTAGATACTGTTCAAACACAGCGCTACGTTCTTCTGGAATCTCCTTAAGACGGTCAATCATATCGGACTTCCCATGGAAGTCATTTTGTACTTCAATGCCTGTCATTGcgatttttttatcatacttctgtgatattttaaaagactataattattatg AACAGATCGAATTGGATCAGCCTTTGAGAAAACACACAACCATTTTTTTGTCACTCTTATTCGTCCTAGTCGAATTAGTTCCGGGAATAACAGTATACTTTTCCGTCACAAATGTCAGAAAGCTTTTAAGTTGCACGATTTCCATTGCAATGAGCATAATATTTGTTCTGGAAGCTTTTAAGgtcaaaattgttttgtttttatag
- the LOC132950042 gene encoding tyrosine-protein kinase Src64B, which yields MGTCCSRHSPDPTHHLVLHHGFKIQDSIDVLNKGSSEVRYVAELNRQHGTASIKRHGVDIIRTPTSTLHSSLHGRIVVAVYNYQSREMSDVSFVKGDRMELLDDSEPDWWRVRHLRTNEEGLIPWNFVAEEKSVESEDWFFGKISRKEAEKLLLSEENQRGTYLVRDSEHNPNGFSLSVKDWEGGRGYHVKHYKIKSLDNGGYYIATNQTFSSLPELISAYSKNSLGLCHVLARSCCKPQPQIWDLGPNLRDQWEIDRSEIQLIRKLGHGNFGEVWYGKWRNNIEVAVKTLKQGSMSTQAFLQEASIMKKFRHDRLVALYAVCSKDEPVLIIQEYMCNGSLLDFLRNCDSKYLQFGDLIYIAAQVASGMAYLELKQLIHRDLAARNVLIGENNMAKICDFGLARIIEDDEYCPRQGTRFPVKWTAPEAIVYGRFSIKSDVWSFGILLMELFTYGQVPYPGMHGREVIEQVEHGYRMPKPVSHFIPDDIYRLMLLCWDSDPDKRPTFEFLNHYFEDFTITSEIPYREVSD from the exons ATGGGTACTTGCTGTAGTCGTCATTCACCAGATCCAACCCATCATCTGG TTTTACATCATGGTTTCAAAATACAAGATTCTATAGATGTCTTGAATAAAGGATCCAGTGAAGTGCGTTATGTGGCTGAATTGAATCGTCAACATGGAACAGCAAGCATTAAACGCCACGGTGTCGACATTATACGTACTCCAACATcaacac ttcatTCGTCTTTACATGGACGAATTGTGGTTGCTGTTTATAATTACCAGTCCAGGGAGATGTCTGATGTCTCCTTCGTTAAAGGAGATCGTATGGAACTATTAGATGATAGTGAACCAGATTGGTGGCGTGTTAGACATTTAAGAACAAATGAGGAAGGATTGATACCTTGGAATTTTGTTGCTGAAGAAAAATCAGTTGAGAGTGAAGA TtggttttttggaaaaatatctCGTAAAGAAGctgaaaaacttttattatcTGAAGAAAATCAAAGAGGGACATACTTAGTACGTGATTCGGAACATAATCCAAATGGCTTCTCGCTTAGTGTTAAAGACTGGGAAGGAGGTCGAGGGTATCATgtgaaacattataaaataaaatctcttGATAATGGTGGTTATTACATTGCCACTAATCAGACTTTTTCTAGTCTTCCTGAGCTCATATCTGCCTATTCTA aaaattcattGGGATTATGTCATGTTTTGGCTCGTTCATGTTGTAAGCCACAACCACAGATTTGGGATCTAGGTCCTAATTTACGTGATCAGTGGGAAATAGATCGCAGTGAAATCCAATTAATTAGAAAACTTGGCCATGGTAATTTTGGGGAAGTTTGGTACGGTAAATGGcgaaataatattgaagtagCTGTGAAAACACTCAAACAAGGCTCTATGTCTACTCAAGCATTTTTACAAGAAGCTTCTATAATGAAAAAGTTTCGACATGATAGACTTGTTGCCCTTTATGCTGTTTGTTCAAAAGATGAACCTGTACTAATTATACAAGAATATATGTGTAATGGAAGTTTATTGGATTTTTTGCGAAATTGTGATAGTAAATATTTGCAATTTGGTGATTTAATCTATATTGCTGCTCAAGTTGCTAGCGGAATGGCATATTtggaattaaaacaattaattcatCG ggatTTGGCTGCAAGAAATGTATTAATTGGAGAAAATAACATGGCTAAAATTTGTGACTTTGGTTTAGCGAGAATTATAGAAGATGATGAATATTGTCCTAGGCAAGGTACACGATTTCCTGTTAAGTGGACTGCACCTGAAGCTATTGTCTATGGACGTTTTTCAATTAAATCAGATGTATGGTCCTTTGGAATATTACTTATGGAATTATTTACGTATGGACAAGTCCCATACCCAG gtatgcATGGTCGTGAAGTAATTGAACAAGTGGAACATGGATATCGTATGCCAAAGCCAGTATCTCATTTCATCCCTGATGATATCTACAGACTAATGTTACTGTGTTGGGACTCTGATCCAGATAAACGACCTACATTTGAGTTCctgaatcattattttgaagACTTCACTATTACCTCAGAAATACCATACAGGGAAGTAAGTGATTAA